The DNA region CAGCGCTCTTTAATACCAAATCCGGGTTATTTACCCCCTTTATAGTGTGAAGTGTAGGGGTGAAGCTATCTTCGGCAATAAGTGTATTCCCAAGAGCCAAAGCCTTTCTACCGCAATGCTTCACCCAACTTATGGATAACGGGGGTTTTTATCCCGGATTTGGTATAAGATAGCGCTGAAGCGCAACAACATACCAAATATTTAACTATGACTGAATACCCAGAAACCGGGTTCCTAATAACCCTGTTATTCCAGACGACGAGAAAAATAGTTTCCTTTAATCTCCCGATTGAAAAATTGCCCAGTTGAATCAGCTGCCTTCATTTCTTCCCAAATTTCTTCATCCACATCCTCATATTGATAAACCGAGCCGTTCTTAAACTCAACTTGTAATAGGTGATGATCTGGATCGTATCCCACCGCGTTTGCCATTGTCGAATGCACAGGTAGGATATGAAGTTCCGTTTCCACACCCGGCAAATCGTAAAAATTAACCGAATCAGCACAGTCATCAGAAACAACTGCATTCAATTGCACAAGTCCTTCGTAAGCAGCAACAGGTGCCGGAATTTCAATAACATCTATGGTATCTCCCCTGTCAATGACCAATCCCAGATAATTATCATCGTGACTGATTCCTACAATGTTGCTCAAATCAATTTTGGTAAATTTCATCAGTATCTCCTTTTTCAATTTTATAGCGCTTTGCAACTGAGTGAAGTACACTTTGTAGGGGCGTTCGCGCAGCGGTGCGGATGCACTTAGCATTGTGTAATTAACGTTTCTGTTTTAAGTTAACCCTCATTCCGCAATGCTTCGCCCTGCACTTGAGTGAAATCTGAAATTTTAAATCTACTTCACCTTGTTCTGATTCTTAGCTTGTTCGATCGCAATTTCTTTCACGGCTTGGAAAGAATTGATATTCGACGATCCTTCGATCGCCTTCACCGCCAAATCTTGCACCTGCTTGAGCGCAGCATCCAGTTGTTTGGAGAGAGTTTGAATCCGAGTATCTTGATTTTGAATAGTTTCTTGCAGCGATTGAATTCGCACTTCGTAATTGCGCTTAGAACCTTCGATTTCTTTAGCAATCAAATCGGCTTTCACCTTAGCTTGGTGAGAAGCGATACCCTTACCTTCTTCCTTAGCCCGTTTGATAGCAGCTTCCAATTCTTTGGGCATATTTTCAACTTTCACTTTCAATTCGGTAAATTGGGTTTCGCGTTCAAGAATTGCTTTTTCTCCTTCTGCCCATTGTTTCTCCTCAGTTTGCTTGAATTCGTCAAGTTCCAAGTACAACCGCTTCTTCTCTTGTTCGTATTCTTCATTTGAAAGTTGACGTTGCAAAGTCAGATCGTAAGTATATTCTTTATCATCCCGTTGGCGCGTTTTGCTTTGGGTTTCATTGCGTTCTTTGATAAAGCGGCGGCGTTCTTCCTGTTCCTTTGCCCACGTCTTTCTTGACTGGGTTATTGCTTGTTCAACGTCATCTTGACGCAGGCGCTGTTCCTCAGTAAAAGTTTTGGAACTATCCTCGTACTGTTCAATTAACTCATCCAAACTACCGTCGGTTGCTTGCAGATTGTGCAAAGCAACCAACTGCTGCTTTTCTTCTGTTACTTTTCGCTGCACATCCTGAAGTTTGAAAGCTTCCAAAGTCAACTTTTCCGACAAATCGCTGACTGCACCGCCAAAGTTGAGTTGCAGAAGATTCAATCCATCAATAATCGATTCCATTTTTTGCTGACTCAATTGAACAGGTTTTATCGGAACTCCTGCTGTGGATGTAGTAGATTTACCGTTGTCGATTGGTTGGGTGGTTTTTGGTTCTGGTTTTTGCATTAATTGTGTCTCCAATTCTTTCTTTTCTTTCAACAATTCATCAAATGCAGTGAGAATTTCAGCCTTAGTATTCTTATCGTTGGGACGTTTGATAGTCATAGGTGAACTCCAGTTGATAAATGTGGGATTTTCTAGGGTGCGTTACGCTTCGCTAACGCACCATTGTTAGAATGTGTTCGAGATTCGGTGCGTTATGCTGTCGCTAACGCACCCTACGCTTGACTACGATGGAGGTATGAGTGATGTCAGATTTGCCGCCTGCTTCGGGTTCCAAACGCAGTAGTGCATCGGGTTGCGGTTCGTTGTCTGCATCTAGCCGAACGGTAGCGTTATCCCCCAAACGAACTCCAGGTGTAGCAGCACGGTAAACTCCCAACCAGGTGATGATTAAACTGTGTGGTTCGGCATGGCTGGCAAAGCGTAGAGGTGAAGCCACGTAAACAACTCCTTCGATTAATTCAGCTTTTTTGAGATTGGGCATGGTGTGGTAGCGGCGTTCAAATTCCGGGCGGGTAAGGCGATCGCCACTTTCCAACGGCGGTACTTTGATGGTGGGTGTCACAGACATACGAATTTCCTCAAACTTTGCATTCATTCTAAGATCCTGTAGGTTGAGTTGAACAAAGTGAAACCCAACATCTTTGTAACTCTGATTATGGTTGGGTTGAGGTACGAAACCCAACCTACTTATGACTCAGATTTTTCTGCTTTTGTCGCAGATCGATTTGAGGAATTCTGAAACGCACGCATTGCCAAATCTTGAGCTTGTCGCAATGCTGTTTGCAGTTGCGTTGAAATTTCGGTAATTTGTTCCGTTTGCTTCTGAATTTTCGCGTCTAGGGATTGAATCTGTAACTCATACCCTTGCTTATTGGAATCCCACTCTTTCTCTAATAAGTCCGCCTTGACTTTGGCTTCTTGATTAGCATCTCGAATGCCTTCTTCCCTGGATTTTTTAACCGCTTCCTCCACTTCGTTGGGAAAAGCTGCGGCTTTGCGCTGATATTCAGCCAATAAGTTTTGATTCGCTGCCAAAATGCGATCGCGTTCCGCCCAATCTTTCTGTTTAGCTTGAGTTGTTTCTTGAATTTCCCGCTCAAGAAGCCGTTTGGTTTCCTCATATTTATCTCTGGCTATTTGGCGCGATCGCTCTGTCTCGTACCCGTAGTCTTCTTCCAGCTTCGTGCGATCGCGTTGCAGCAGTTCGCCGCTTTCGTTGAGGGTGGCGTCAAATTCTTGCTGTTCCTGCTGCCAAATTTTCCGCGATTGGGCAATTTCTTTTTCTAATGTCTCGCGATCGTTCGTCGATCGTTCTTGCAAAAAGCGCAAATTCTCCTGATGTTCCTGAGTCAGCAGGTAAAGCGCATCGGCGACTACGCGGGTTTGCTGGAGTTCTTGCAGATTTTGGTTCTCAGCTGCGATCGCTTGTTTTAAGTCATCCAGCTTGGTGGTTTCCGTCGTTAACCGCGTCGAAAGTCCGGTAATCGTATTACCAAACTCCAATTGCAGATCCGCCAGTCCCCGCACAATAGTATCTGCGGTGTATTGAGAAACTGTTTCCAGAACAGTCCGGTTTTTCTCCTTTTCTGCTTCTTCCTCTTTTGTCGCAACCCGCGATGCAACGTTTCGTTGTTGACTGATAATTTGTTGAAACGCATCAAGAATCTTCGCCTTGCTATCTTTGGCTGCAATTTGAGTCATATATAATTTTTGCTGCTAGAGTAGGATTGAGATGTAAACTGTGGTTTGCATTTCTTGTCTACTACTCTAACACCAGTTTTCCGCTTATGCAAGATGTAAAGACACAATTTGTAAACTTTAGTTGTCAAGACCTTGTCACGCCTGATTTCGCACCGCTCACACCTGACTGTATATGGATGAATTTGCAAAGAAAGTCCGCGATCGCCGCCTCCAAGAAAAACTGAGCCAGCAAGAGTTGGCCGATCGAGTCGGGATCTCCCGCAACTACCTGTCCCAAATCGAACGGGGACAAGCCACAAACCTCTCCTGGCAACTAATGGAGAAACTGACCTCCATTTTGGGGCTCAAAGGCGATCCAACGGGAATACAAGCAGAGATGGCAGATATTCCCCCCACTTTGGCTGAATTTGCCAAATCTGCGGGATTGCCCCCTGATGACTTGATCATGCTGGCTGGTTTAAAATACCGAGGACAGCAACCCACCACACCGGAAAAATGGGAACTGCTCTATAACGTGATCAAAATGACCGTTGGAAAATGAATCGTGCGTGAGGCTCCACCACCCGCTCAACCCTACCGCCATCCGGGAGAGGCGTTTTTGTCTGGCTACGGCGCACTCCGTAGCGAGGATGATGTGTTCGGCTATGTGGAGTTTCTGCGCTGCGAATCGGGGTTGAGCGATCGACCGCCGATCGATCTAGAGTGCATCTACCAACACTTTGGCATCCCGACACCTCTGCGTGCCCCTCTAGACGAACAGCAAGGCATTTTGGTCGATAGCCGCACGGGAATCATTTTGATTAAAGAGAATGATCCGATCGTGCGCCAGCGCTTCACCGAAGGGCACGAATTGATGGAACTGCTGTTCGACGCCCACGAACAAGTCAGGATTGGCAGTTTTCTGCCGAATTGGAGCGGACAGCGCAAAGAAAGATTGTGCGATCGAGGTGCAGCAGATTTACTGATGCCCCAGTCATCTTTTTTACCTCGGTTGAACGAATTGGGAATTTCCCTGAGTGCGGGGCGAGTTCTAGCGACACTCTACCAAACATCCCTCTTAGCAACTTTGGTGCGAATGATACAGCAGGGGTCTGGAAATTATGCTCTAGTAATGTGGCATTGCGCCCTCAAACCAAGGGAAGTGAAGGAACTTTCTGCCACAGTTTCCCAACCTCAAAAAAAGCTGCGGGTTTGGTGGCGAACTCAGACTCCAGATTGGACTGGGGGCTTTATTCCTAAAGATAAGTCTATTCCTCACGACTCGCTGATTTCCTACGCTTACGTCAGCGGACAACCTTATAGCGGTATGGAAAGAATTCACTTGGGTTGGGGTTTGATTGACTGCCATATAGAAGCGATGCCGATTCAGATGGGAGATAAGTATTGTGTTTTGTCTCTTCTACATTCGATCGGTTCTGCGATTTGATACACGGATTGCTATTAATGCTTACACTACGAATCGGTTATCTTGCCTTTAAGAATGAGATAAATAGAGCCGGGTAACCAGAACAACAGTGCTGTACCAACTTGGGCAAATTTATGATTGTGGAAACTATCATACAAATAATAAATTGTTGAAACCAGACCGATCGCACCAATAATCCGCAACGTAAATGGGTGACTCTGGGGGAAGAAACAGAAGATCGCAATAATGGCGCACAATCCTACCAGCCCTGCTGTACCCCAATAGAACAACGATGGGTTTTCAGGCGGTCTGGTGACTAATATCTCTCGTCCTTGCACAATCAAAGAAATACCAGCAAGTATGGAGAGTATTCCCAAAATTATGTAAAAATTTCTGTTCATTATGTCCTACCTAATGAATAATATGCCTAGTTATGTCTCATCTAGTCTTTGAAGATTTTCAAGCAGTTCTAACAAACCAACCGTACCCACAAAAAAAGTATATATTCCATATTTGATAGGCATTTGTTTTATTGCTCCTGCATAAGAAGCTGCTATAATTGCCTCAACTAAATGAATTACCACAGCAAAGCGCTCAATCCAAAAGACTGGATTTAGAAAGCTTGGCATTCCGCTGTTGGTTATTAATCCATAAATATTCGCTATTTCCAATCCTATTGCACTGGCAATGAGAACCACAGATATAACTTTTATAAGTCTGAATAAATTTGTCTTGGCATCCTTTAAATTCATGTTGTTTACTAAGTATTTTGTGTCAATCTGCCACAACCATTGCTCAAGCAATTGTCAGTATAATACATATTAGCTGAAAAAGCAAATTGTCCCCAGCCTCTAGGCTGGGGCTACACAAACGAAGACTGGGGTACACCTATCCTGCTAAAATACAATTGGACTCGATCGGCCCTTCGCAGACCTGTCGATCCCATGTTTGACGACTGTTTAGTATAAGTACTCAGCGTTTGTGTCGGTTATAGTAATAGACCAACCTACGGCAAAATCAGAAAGATCTCAACAATGGAGGGGTTATGTCTAAGCGCAAAAAGCACAATCGCCAATGGATTAAAGAAACTCTAGAGCTAAAAGAAGACCACAATTGGAAATCACAGCCAGGAACTCGGATCTTTGTCGCGGGGCGAGGGGCGTTACGCTTCGATGTCCCCCAAGATTGGCATTTTGAACCGGATACGAAATCGTTCCGGTTTCTAGATAAAAAGCCACCGAACGATGATTGTCGCTTAGAAGCTTCTTTTAATTTACTGCCGCCTGGGGACTGGGCAGATTTTCCGCTGGTTCCGCTATTAAAGCAGGTGGTGCTGGATGATGAGCGGAATCCGATCGAGCAAGGCGAAATTATTCGACTCAAGCGCCAAACAGCCCGCATCGTTTGGACTCAATTCAAATTTATCGATCCTCAAGAAAACCGCGAAGCTTATTCGCGAATCTGTATTGGGCTAGGTTCTGGAGTTCAGTGTTTGATTACTTTTGACTACTGGGTGGACGATGCGGAACGCCTGACTCCAGTATGGGATACGGTGATGGAATCGTTGGTTCTCGGTTTGTATATCCGCGATCCGCGAACGGGACTGGCATTCCCCGATTAGTAGTTTACCAAATTAATGAAAATAATTTGGTTATTTCGAGTCAGTTATGCAGTAGGGACACGGCCTAATTAAAAATTTGCTATGAGCGACATTATTTATGATGCCGCGTCCTTACCATCATAATTCCAAAAGGCAGATTTTTTGCTGATAACCCCCGTTTCTGGGTAAGTCCTAAAACTGTGGAGATTAAAATCAAATGGTTATGCAGGCTGAAGATAAAAAATATTACACTCCTGAAGAATACCTCGATTTTGAGGTTAACTCGGAAGAACGCCATGAATATATCAACGGGGAGATTGTTCTGATGACTGGTGGAATGCCAAATCACAATCAAATTGCTCTCAACTTTAGCGGTGCTTTAAACTTTGCCCTCAAGCGTCAGCCTTATCGAGTTTTTGTCGCCGATCAACGTCTTTGGATTCCGAGAAAACGCATTCATACCTATCCTGATGTGATGGTAGTTCAAAATGCGTTACAATTGCAAGAAGGACGGCGAGACACGATTACTAACCCGTTAATCATCGCTGAGGTTTTGTCCGATTCGACGAGAAATTATGACAAGGATGCGAAATTTTCAGCTTATCGAACTATTCCTAGCTTTCAGGAATATCTCCTCATCGATCAATATACTATGCACGTCGAGCAGTTCTTCAAAACGGATAATAAACGTTGGACTTTTTCTGAGTATGATGATGCTGATGAAACGATTTCGTTAAATTCTATTTTTTTTCAAATCACGCTGGCTGATATTTATGATAAAGTTGAGTTTGAGGTAACAGAAGTTAGCGATAATTAGGAATGTTTTTGATCGCAGATGCACGCAGATAAAGATTGGCTTTGGTCGGAGTAATTAGTAATCAGTCATTTTACCTTTGACAATTAGGTAAATAGAGCCAGGGAACCAGAAAAATAGTGCTGTTCCTAATTGAGCAAAGTTATGCTTATGGAAAGCATCATATAAATAATAGATGGTGGAAATTAGACCGATCGCACCAATAATTGGCAGTTCATATCCTTAATTCTAATATGAGCGATCCACTCTTGCCTAAGTGCATCTGAAACTAGCCTACGCGATCGCTCTGTTTGTTCGCTAAAAGCGCTCGCTCTTTATGATAAAATATAAATAAGCTAAAATTTGACCGTTTTCAATAAATTATGAGTATCACTCCAAAGGGAACAGGAATACCAGAGTTATATCGCCTTTATCGTACAGGCAAGTTGATTGTCAACCGTCGATATCAACGTAAGCTTGTCTGGACAAAAGATGAAAAAGCTTCTCTCGTGGAGAGTGTATTACTCAATTATCCAATACCATTGGTTTTGCTTGGAGAAGTCAATCTAAATGACGGAGACAAGGGTTTTGAAATTATTGATGGGATGCAAAGGCTAAATGCTTTATTTGCTTTTATAGAAAACCAATTTGCAGTAAATGAAGCTTTTTTTGATATAAGGGAACATTCTTTTGCAAAAGATTTATCACGTCAAGGTATCTTTAAATCTGTGGATTTAGAAAAATCTAAACTTTTAGAACCGCAGAAGTGCGCTAAATTTTTAGAATATCAGTTAGCTGTTACAGTTTATCAGCCTAAATCTCCTTATGAAATTCAAGACATTTTTAATCGAATCAATTCAAATGGAAAACATTTGTCACCTCAAGAAGTTAGACAAGCAGGCGTTACATCTAAATTTTCAGAATTGGTACGATCTCTTGCTTCTGAAATTCGTGGAGATGTTTCAAGAGAGGTACTTCCTTTAACTGATATGCCTGCAATTAGCATTAATGCTAAGTCAATCGATCTTGGCTATGGAGTACGTGCAGAGGAGACAATTTGGTGTCAGCAAGGAATTATGCGTATTTCTGATTTACGTGATAGTGACGACGAACAATTCTTAGCGGATATCGTACTATCTATTGCTTTAGGAAAACCTTTTGCTGCCAGTAAACCAAGTTTTGATAACTACTATGGCAAGGGTGATATTGATAAATCAGATGGGATTGAGGTTTCTATTAGTAGATATGGAGAAAAAAATCTGAAGGAAGATATTAAAAATGTCTTGTCTTCGATTCAGGAAGCTATTAAACTAATAGCAGGAGATCAACAGAAAAATTTTCTTAGCAAGACATTAAACCCAACAGCAAAAGGAAATACCGTAAAAGAGCCATTCTATTCACTATTCATGGCTTTCTACGAACTGATTATAAAGGAATCAAAAGAGCCATTCGATATTAAAGAGATTTTTGGCGCACTTACTGACCTATCATCTAAAATAAAAATGAGTTCAACTATTACAGAAAAGAACAGGATAAAAAATATTAATATCGCTAAAGGATTAGTTCAGAATTACTTTAAAGCTTCAAATACCACAACTCGTAGTAGTGGCTCCTACGCATTAGATTTTAGAAACTATCTAATGAGATCAAAGGTTGAAGCTCCTAACTATGACTTTAAACAGGGCTTATATACGCTAAGTGATAGTAATAGAAAATTTGATGAGGGAACTTTTGAAAAAATCCTTCAAAATATCGCAGCTATGGCAAACTTAGGCAAAGGTAAAAAAGGATATATTTTCCTTGGTGTTACTGATGATGAAAACGATACCCAGCGTATTGAAAAGTTAGATGCTATTAAAGTACCTCGTGTATATTCATTTGGTATTGTGGGATTGGCAAGGGAGGCGATTCTCAGGAACACAACGCTAGATGATTATATACTATTAATTTCTAGAAAAATCCGTGACTCTGAACTACCTGAATCTTTAAAAACTCAGATAAATACAAGTCTTACTCCTATCACATATGAGGAATATACAGTAATCATGCTTGAAATTAGAGCAGGTACAGAGCCTGTGTGGTATAAAAATAAACTTTATATACGTGATGGACACGAAAAAAAGCCTCAAGAACAGTCAGGCGCACAGATTAATGCTGTATGGAATCTGTTTAGATGAATAGCTTAGTTTGGTTTCAAAGATAATAGTGGGAGAATTATAAATCCCCAGAACCTTCACCTGATGCGCGATCGCGCCAGTACCTATGTGCAGCGACAAACAATCTCACCGATCGCTCTTTTTGTTCGGAGTTGCGATGCAATCGTGCTAACGTACTATTCCCCCAGATACCGGATTTCTTTAAGAAGTCCGGTATCTCAACCCACCGATAGAGTAAAATTGTCACCTATCCGCCATCTGCTAACTCCTTTACCTCATGTATTGCGACTACTTTGAATCGCTGACACCAAAGTAGAATTGCAACAAGCCAATCAATGTACATTGAGCCTTCAAGTTCAAGTAAATGTAATGAATGAAACAATGTACATTGACCTTTCAAGCTAGTATCTAGTTGCTAAAAACATCCTTGATGCTATCAACAGTGCGTTCAATAGCATTTTTGGTGTTGTCTACTGCTTTCTGAGTACGAGCCGAATCTTCATCTGCTCTTTTTTCAATTCGAGCCGCATCTGTCTTAGCCTTACGCTCAACGAAACTACCATCGTCATCCGTTGCTTGCTCAACTCGATCGGCATTTTTATTGGCGGTGCGCTTGACTTTATCTGCCGTATCTTGAATGAAATCCTTGGTTCGTCCAGCATCTTCACTGGCTTTCTCCTGAACCTTAGAGCCAGCATCTGCTGCTGCGATCAAGTTTACAGCAGGAGCAGCTATTGCGGCGGTGTTCGAGAAAAACGCACCCTGCCAAATGAAGGCGATCGCGGAAAGACAAAACAGAGTTGTAGCTATCCAGCGTCCTACAACTGAAGGCCGTTTCGTAAAATAATTCAGTTTCATAGAATACAATCTTCATGAGATTTAGCATTCTATTTTTACTTCATCTGGCTCATTGGTCAAATCGCTCCCCAGATAGAGGTTTTTCCGTTATAAGTTGTTAAACGAATTCACTATTTTGATAGATTGAAGGCGGTGGCTCCCGTATTCGTCGTACTTGCCCTCCGACAACAGTTCCGTTTTCATCCGATAAAAGGGGGCGCGGGTTGTGTCCGGTAAAGGGGACTGGGTAATGCGATCGCGATCGCACTCTCTCCTACCTCATAATCGCCAATCGCACCCACACCACACGAACGCCAGTAAAGTAAAATTTTCTTTACATCCGCCATTTGCCAACCCCTTGACCCCATGCTTTGCGACTACCTGGTACAAATCCTCACCGCCCGCGTCTACGATGTTGCCCAAGAAACACCCCTAGAATACGCCCCAAACCTGTCTGCACGGCTGAATAACAAACTTTTGCTCAAAAGGGAGGATATGCAGTCCGTCTTCTCCTTCAAGCTGCGGGGTGCTTACAACAAGATGGTAAATTTGTCGCCGGATAAGCTAGCACAGGGTGTAATTGCTGCGTCTGCGGGAAACCACGCTCAGGGAGTCGCTCTCGGTGCCCGTAAGCTGGGAACAACAGCTATTATCGTGATGCCAGTAACTACGCCTCAAGTGAAGGTGGATGCGGTTAAAGCGCGTGGGGGAGAGGTGGTGCTGTATGGTGATACATACGATGATGCTTATGCCTTTGCGCGTCAACTGGAAGCCGAAAAAGGGTTGACTTTTATTCATCCGTTTGACGATCCTTATGTAATTGCCGGACAAGGTACGATCGGGATGGAAATTCTGCGGCAATATCAGCAACCGATTCATGCTATTTTTGTGGCGATCGGCGGTGGTGGCTTAATTTCTGGGATTGGCGCTTATGTGAAACGGTTGCGTCCTGACATCAAGATTATTGGTGTTGAACCAGTGGATGCGGATGCTATGTATCAATCCTTGAAAGCCGGACATCGGGTGCGCTTATCGCAGGTGGGTTTATTTGCGGATGGCGTTGCGGTGCGGGAAGTGGGGGAAGAAACCTTCCGTCTGTGTCAGCAATACGTAGATGAAATTATTCTGGTAGATACGGATGATACTTGTGCGGCGATTAAAGATGTGTTTGAGGATACGCGATCGATCTTAGAACCAGCAGGTGCTTTAGCGATCGCAGGTGCCAAAGCCTACGTGGAACGGGAACAAATCCAGGGACAAACCTTAGTTGCTGTAGCCTGCGGTGCTAACATGAACTTCGATCGTCTCCGTTTTGTAGCAGAACGAGCAGAATTTGGCGAACGCCGCGAAGCCATTTATGCTGTCACTATTCCCGAAGAACCGGGAAGTCTCCGCCGGTTTTGCGAATGTCTTGGCAGACGCAATCTTACCGAATTTAGCTATCGCATTGCCGATGAAAAAGAAGCACATATCTTTGTAGGCGTGCAAATTCAAAACCGTGCCGATGCTGGAAAGATGGCTGAAAGTTTTGAAGCTTGCGGTTTCAAAACTCTTGACTTAACTGATGACGAATTAACAAAATTGCACTTGCGCCACATGGTTGGCGGACGTTCTTCTCTCGCTAATCACGAATTGCTTTATCGTTTCGAGTTTCCCGAACGTCCGGGTGCGTTAATGAAGTTCGTCAGTTCCATGAGTCCCGATTGGAATATCAGTATGTTCCACTACCGCAACAATGGCGCAGACTACGGGCGAATTGTTGT from Argonema galeatum A003/A1 includes:
- a CDS encoding KTSC domain-containing protein is translated as MKFTKIDLSNIVGISHDDNYLGLVIDRGDTIDVIEIPAPVAAYEGLVQLNAVVSDDCADSVNFYDLPGVETELHILPVHSTMANAVGYDPDHHLLQVEFKNGSVYQYEDVDEEIWEEMKAADSTGQFFNREIKGNYFSRRLE
- a CDS encoding helix-turn-helix domain-containing protein, whose amino-acid sequence is MDEFAKKVRDRRLQEKLSQQELADRVGISRNYLSQIERGQATNLSWQLMEKLTSILGLKGDPTGIQAEMADIPPTLAEFAKSAGLPPDDLIMLAGLKYRGQQPTTPEKWELLYNVIKMTVGK
- a CDS encoding ImmA/IrrE family metallo-endopeptidase, which translates into the protein MREAPPPAQPYRHPGEAFLSGYGALRSEDDVFGYVEFLRCESGLSDRPPIDLECIYQHFGIPTPLRAPLDEQQGILVDSRTGIILIKENDPIVRQRFTEGHELMELLFDAHEQVRIGSFLPNWSGQRKERLCDRGAADLLMPQSSFLPRLNELGISLSAGRVLATLYQTSLLATLVRMIQQGSGNYALVMWHCALKPREVKELSATVSQPQKKLRVWWRTQTPDWTGGFIPKDKSIPHDSLISYAYVSGQPYSGMERIHLGWGLIDCHIEAMPIQMGDKYCVLSLLHSIGSAI
- a CDS encoding Uma2 family endonuclease; amino-acid sequence: MVMQAEDKKYYTPEEYLDFEVNSEERHEYINGEIVLMTGGMPNHNQIALNFSGALNFALKRQPYRVFVADQRLWIPRKRIHTYPDVMVVQNALQLQEGRRDTITNPLIIAEVLSDSTRNYDKDAKFSAYRTIPSFQEYLLIDQYTMHVEQFFKTDNKRWTFSEYDDADETISLNSIFFQITLADIYDKVEFEVTEVSDN
- a CDS encoding GmrSD restriction endonuclease domain-containing protein, with protein sequence MSITPKGTGIPELYRLYRTGKLIVNRRYQRKLVWTKDEKASLVESVLLNYPIPLVLLGEVNLNDGDKGFEIIDGMQRLNALFAFIENQFAVNEAFFDIREHSFAKDLSRQGIFKSVDLEKSKLLEPQKCAKFLEYQLAVTVYQPKSPYEIQDIFNRINSNGKHLSPQEVRQAGVTSKFSELVRSLASEIRGDVSREVLPLTDMPAISINAKSIDLGYGVRAEETIWCQQGIMRISDLRDSDDEQFLADIVLSIALGKPFAASKPSFDNYYGKGDIDKSDGIEVSISRYGEKNLKEDIKNVLSSIQEAIKLIAGDQQKNFLSKTLNPTAKGNTVKEPFYSLFMAFYELIIKESKEPFDIKEIFGALTDLSSKIKMSSTITEKNRIKNINIAKGLVQNYFKASNTTTRSSGSYALDFRNYLMRSKVEAPNYDFKQGLYTLSDSNRKFDEGTFEKILQNIAAMANLGKGKKGYIFLGVTDDENDTQRIEKLDAIKVPRVYSFGIVGLAREAILRNTTLDDYILLISRKIRDSELPESLKTQINTSLTPITYEEYTVIMLEIRAGTEPVWYKNKLYIRDGHEKKPQEQSGAQINAVWNLFR
- the ilvA gene encoding threonine ammonia-lyase, biosynthetic; amino-acid sequence: MLCDYLVQILTARVYDVAQETPLEYAPNLSARLNNKLLLKREDMQSVFSFKLRGAYNKMVNLSPDKLAQGVIAASAGNHAQGVALGARKLGTTAIIVMPVTTPQVKVDAVKARGGEVVLYGDTYDDAYAFARQLEAEKGLTFIHPFDDPYVIAGQGTIGMEILRQYQQPIHAIFVAIGGGGLISGIGAYVKRLRPDIKIIGVEPVDADAMYQSLKAGHRVRLSQVGLFADGVAVREVGEETFRLCQQYVDEIILVDTDDTCAAIKDVFEDTRSILEPAGALAIAGAKAYVEREQIQGQTLVAVACGANMNFDRLRFVAERAEFGERREAIYAVTIPEEPGSLRRFCECLGRRNLTEFSYRIADEKEAHIFVGVQIQNRADAGKMAESFEACGFKTLDLTDDELTKLHLRHMVGGRSSLANHELLYRFEFPERPGALMKFVSSMSPDWNISMFHYRNNGADYGRIVVGMQVPPNEMGEWQAFLDTLGYRYWDESNNPAYKLFLG